The sequence TAGTACTTTTAATGAGTATTCCAGGTATTGCCTTTTTTTATGGTGGATTAGCAAAGAAAAAAAAATGTTTTGAATACCATGTTTTTAACTTTAATTGCATTTGCAATTGTAAGTATAATATGGGTTGCATACGGTTACCAATTTGCATTTGGTCAAACAATAAATGGTTTAATCGGATATCCTACAAATTTATTAATGAGTGGTTTAGGTGTAGATAATTTAACTGGATCAATTCCTTCATTTTCATTTGTTGCATTCCAATTAACCTTTGCAGCATTAACAGCAGCATTGATATCAGGAGCTGTAATTGGAAGAATGAAATTCTCCGCATGGATTGCATTTATAATAGTATGGATTAGTGCAGTTTATGTCCCAATTGCCCACTGGGTTTGGGGTGGAGGATGGTTAATGCAAATGGGAGCACTTGATTTTGCAGGAGGAACTGTTGTTCATATCTGTTCTGGTGTTTCAGCATTAGCTTTAGTCCTTCTACTTGGAAGTAGGAAAAATAAATCATTATTACCTCATAACTTAGGTTATACTGTACTTGGTGCAGCATTCCTATGGTTTGGTTGGATGGGATTCAATGGAGGATCCGCATTGGCAGCAGGAGGATTAGCTGCATCTGCATTACTTGTAAGTAATATTGCAGCAGCTACTGGATTAGTCACATGGGTAATTATTGATCAAATTAAAGAAGGTAAACCTACAGTTTTAGGTGCAGTATCCGGTGCAATTGCAGGTCTTGTTGCTATAACTCCTGCAGCAGGATTTGTAGATGTTGGAGGAGCATTAGTTATTGGTATTGGAGCTTCACTCGTTTCTTACTTCGCTATTTCATACCTAAAACCACGCTTTGGTTACGACGATGCATTAGATGTATTTGGAATTCACGGAATGAGCGGTATTTGGGGAGCAATTGCTACTGGAATATTTGCAGTCCCATTAATCAATGAAGCTAGTGGTTTATTATATGGTAATCCTGGACAAGTAACTATACAGCTTATAGCTGTTGTAGCAACTATTGCCTATGCATTTACAATGACTATAATAATTGGTAAAATTGTTGATTTAACCATAGGTCTTAGAGTAGACGAAAAACAGGAAGTCGAAGGATTAGATACTCACCTTCATGAGGAAACTGGATATAGATTATAGTTATAAATGAAATAAGTTATATTAGTATAAATTGATTATACTAATATTAACTAATATTAACTAATCAGATAAATCCCAATAAACAATTAGGAGATAAAAAATGAAAAGAGTTATAGCTATCATTCGACAAGAAAAATTTGAGGACGTTAAAAGCGCACTTGTTGATATTGGTTGCGAAGGTATGACAGTTAATGAGGTTAAAGGAAGAGGAAAACAATTAGGATTGAAAGAATCATACAGAGGATCTAATTATTGTATAGACCTCATTCCTAAAACACGTGTTGAACTTGTTATCAAAGAGGAAAATCTTGAGAAAGTTATAGAAACCATTGAAAATTCAGCTCGAACTGGAGAAATTGGAGACGGAAAAATATTTGTTTCTCCTGTAGAAGATGTAGTTAGAATAAGAACTGGTGAAAGTGGTAGAGATGCTATTTAATAGCATCTATACTTAAATCACTTTAAATAAGATTTAAAATAAGTTTTAAAAATTAGAAATACAAAATATTAGATATAAAATATTAGATATAAAATAATTTAAGGAAATTTAAGGAGATAAGTAATTATTATAGAATTATATATTCAGATTATCATATTATTAGCATTTGCATTAATTACTAATGTAATAATTAATAAAATAAGCAGAGGTAATAAAAAAG is a genomic window of Methanobrevibacter sp. TMH8 containing:
- a CDS encoding P-II family nitrogen regulator; protein product: MKRVIAIIRQEKFEDVKSALVDIGCEGMTVNEVKGRGKQLGLKESYRGSNYCIDLIPKTRVELVIKEENLEKVIETIENSARTGEIGDGKIFVSPVEDVVRIRTGESGRDAI